The following coding sequences lie in one Gorilla gorilla gorilla isolate KB3781 chromosome 5, NHGRI_mGorGor1-v2.1_pri, whole genome shotgun sequence genomic window:
- the SLC17A1 gene encoding sodium-dependent phosphate transport protein 1 isoform X2, with translation MCSHAQGELNKCLLAHLIWVRNPVYNWSPDIQGIILSSTSYGVIIIQVPVGYFSGIYSTKKMIGFALCLSSVLSLLIPPAAGIGVAWVIVCRAVQGAAQGIVGTAQFEIYVKWAPPLERGRLTSMSTSGFLLGPFIVLLVTGVICESLGWPMVFYIFGACGCAVCLLWFVLFYDDPKDHPCISISEKEYITSSLVQQVSSSRQPLPIKAMLKSLPVWAISIGSFTFSWSHNIMTLYTPMFINSMLHVNIKENGFLSSLPYLFAWICGNLAGQLSDFFLTRNILSVIAVRKLFTAAGFLLPAIFGVCLPYLSSSFYSIVIFLILAGATGSFCLGGVFINGLDIAPRYFGFIKACSTLTGMIGGLIASTLTGLILKQDPESAWFKTFILMAAINVTGLIFYLIVAKAEIQDWAKEKQHTRL, from the exons ATGTGTTCACATGCACAGGGAGAGTTGAACAAATGCCTGCTGGCCCACCTGATATGGGTAAGG AACCCTGTGTATAATTGGAGCCCAGATATCCAGGGAATCATCTTGAGTTCCACCTCCTATGGTGTCATCATCATCCAAGTTCCTGTTGGATACTTCTCTGGAATATATTCTACAAAGAAAATGATTGGCTTTGCATTATGTCTCAGCTCTGTGTTAAGCCTGCTCATCCCACCAGCAGCTGGAATTGGAGTAGCTTGGGTCATTGTATGTCGAGCAGTTCAGGGAGCAGCCCAG GGGATAGTTGGAACAGCCCAGTTTGAAATATATGTCAAATGGGCTCCTCCCCTGGAACGAGGCCGACTTACTTCTATGAGTACATCAG GGTTTTTGCTGGGACCCTTTATTGTCCTACTTGTGACTGGAGTTATCTGTGAATCTCTGGGCTGGCCCATGGTCTTCTATATTTTTG GTGCTTGTGGCTGTGCTGTATGTCTTCTCTGGTTTGTTCTGTTTTATGATGACCCCAAGGACCACCCATGTATAAGCATCAGTGAAAAGGAATACATCACATCCTCCCTGGTCCAGCAG GTCAGTTCAAGTAGACAACCTCTGCCTATCAAGGCTATGCTTAAGTCGCTTCCAGTCTGGGCTATTTCCATTGGTAGTTTTACGTTTTCCTGGTCACATAACATCATGACACTATACACTCCAATGTTTATCAACTCCATGCTTCATGTTAATATAAAAGAG AATGGGTTCTTGTCTTCCCTTCCCTATTTGTTTGCCTGGATCTGTGGTAACCTAGCAGGTCAGTTATCAGACTTCTTCCTGACCAGGAATATTCTCAGCGTAATTGCTGTCCGGAAACTCTTCACAGCAGCAG GATTTCTCCTTCCTGCAATCTTTGGTGTCTGCCTGCCTTACCTGAGTTCCAGCTTCTACAGCATTGTCATTTTCCTAATACTTGCTGGTGCAACAGGCAGCTTTTGCTTGGGTGGAGTGTTTATAAATGGCTTGGATATTGCTCCCAG ATATTTTGGATTTATTAAAGCATGTTCAACTTTAACTGGAATGATAGGAGGACTAATTGCTTCCACTTTGACTGGATTGATCCTTAAGCAG GATCCGGAATCCGCCTGGTTTAAAACCTTCATCCTGATGGCAGCCATTAATGTGACTGGCCTAATTTTCTACCTTATAGTTGCTAAAGCAGAAATTCAGGACTGGgctaaagaaaaacaacacacacGTCTCTGA